The following coding sequences lie in one Leptospira inadai serovar Lyme str. 10 genomic window:
- a CDS encoding acetyl-CoA carboxylase biotin carboxyl carrier protein subunit: MSNLYRIRWKETEYLLDLGESSSSARVFDPRSGWETLLSHYSWTRETEGTFSLPDGSIALVSGAKIFIHTRGRSFQFFLKGKETSGVDAAQNEIKSPMPGKLIKVEVKPGDSVKKGQVLAVVEAMKMEHALKAGADAEVQELKASPGELVAQDQIILILNS; encoded by the coding sequence GTGAGTAACTTATACAGAATTCGCTGGAAGGAAACGGAGTACCTTCTCGATTTGGGAGAGTCTTCGTCTTCCGCAAGAGTCTTTGATCCTCGATCCGGCTGGGAAACCCTGCTTTCCCATTATTCTTGGACAAGAGAGACGGAAGGGACTTTTTCGCTTCCCGACGGCTCTATCGCGTTGGTTTCCGGCGCGAAAATTTTCATCCATACTAGAGGACGCAGTTTTCAGTTTTTCTTGAAGGGGAAAGAAACTAGCGGAGTCGATGCTGCGCAAAACGAAATTAAAAGCCCGATGCCTGGAAAGCTAATTAAAGTCGAAGTAAAACCTGGCGATTCCGTAAAGAAGGGGCAGGTACTTGCCGTCGTCGAGGCAATGAAAATGGAGCACGCTTTAAAGGCGGGCGCAGACGCCGAGGTCCAGGAATTGAAAGCATCTCCAGGCGAACTAGTAGCCCAGGATCAGATAATTTTAATACTGAATTCGTAA
- a CDS encoding acetyl-CoA carboxylase biotin carboxylase subunit, with amino-acid sequence MIHTLLIANRGEISLRIQRTCKRLGIKTVAVFSDADENSPFVRQADLAYHLGASEPSKSYLSIPSVLKAVKETGANAVHPGYGFLSERTEFALALAKEGILFLGPRPESVDLMGDKIRSREAMVLAGIPVVPGYNGNSQDPKLLISEAKKIGFPVMIKASAGGGGKGMKRVYSESEFYHSLESAQREAKNAFGDARVFLEKYITNPRHIEVQVFGDSKGNVLHLFERECSIQRRHQKVIEESPAPNLDRNLRDKICEVAVKAAESIGYLGAGTVEFILGEDGNFYFLEMNTRLQVEHPITEIVTGYDLVEWQIRIAEGKTLPELLKGSKPNQTGHAIEARVYAEDPENEFLPSIGKIEFASFPEGQNIRVDSGVVTGSEVSLYYDPMLAKVIGSGKSREDARKNLISALENTVVFGPITNVPYLKGILVHPEFANGHTHTHFLEQYSISVGENGEEKDALEKVASLLAARRKKAPSIWEALGSRDLWEVNS; translated from the coding sequence GTGATCCACACATTGCTCATTGCGAACCGGGGTGAGATTTCTCTTCGGATCCAAAGGACCTGCAAACGACTCGGAATTAAAACCGTCGCAGTTTTTTCGGATGCGGATGAAAATTCTCCCTTCGTTCGACAAGCCGATCTTGCCTATCATCTAGGCGCTTCCGAGCCCTCTAAATCGTACCTCTCAATCCCATCGGTCTTAAAGGCGGTCAAGGAAACCGGCGCAAATGCCGTGCATCCGGGTTACGGATTTCTTTCGGAACGAACCGAATTTGCTCTCGCACTCGCTAAGGAAGGAATCTTATTTTTAGGTCCTCGTCCCGAGAGCGTGGATTTGATGGGAGATAAGATTCGTTCCAGGGAAGCGATGGTGCTCGCCGGAATTCCGGTTGTTCCGGGATATAATGGGAATTCGCAGGATCCAAAATTATTAATAAGCGAAGCCAAAAAAATTGGGTTTCCGGTGATGATTAAGGCGAGCGCCGGCGGCGGCGGAAAAGGAATGAAGAGAGTGTATTCCGAATCGGAATTTTACCATTCTCTTGAATCCGCTCAGAGAGAAGCGAAGAACGCATTCGGGGATGCCCGAGTATTTTTGGAAAAATACATTACCAATCCGCGTCATATAGAAGTGCAGGTTTTCGGGGATTCCAAAGGCAACGTTCTCCATCTGTTCGAAAGGGAATGTTCCATCCAACGTAGACACCAGAAAGTCATTGAGGAATCACCTGCTCCGAATTTGGATCGGAATTTGCGGGACAAGATCTGCGAGGTCGCCGTTAAGGCGGCGGAGTCCATCGGTTATCTCGGCGCAGGCACGGTGGAGTTCATCCTCGGCGAGGACGGAAATTTTTATTTTCTGGAAATGAACACAAGACTTCAGGTGGAACACCCGATTACCGAGATCGTAACCGGATACGATCTAGTCGAGTGGCAGATACGCATCGCCGAAGGAAAAACCTTACCCGAACTCTTAAAGGGCTCCAAACCGAATCAGACAGGGCATGCCATCGAAGCTAGGGTCTATGCGGAAGATCCGGAGAATGAATTTCTTCCCTCGATTGGAAAGATCGAATTTGCTTCCTTTCCGGAAGGACAAAATATTCGCGTGGATAGCGGGGTCGTTACCGGTTCGGAAGTATCCTTATATTATGATCCTATGTTGGCGAAAGTAATCGGATCGGGCAAGAGTAGGGAAGATGCCCGAAAAAATCTGATCAGTGCGCTGGAAAATACGGTAGTGTTCGGGCCTATTACGAATGTTCCGTATCTGAAAGGGATTTTGGTTCATCCTGAATTCGCAAATGGACATACCCATACTCATTTTCTGGAACAATACTCGATATCCGTCGGCGAGAACGGGGAAGAGAAGGATGCTTTAGAAAAAGTCGCCTCCCTACTTGCCGCTCGGAGAAAAAAAGCGCCGTCTATCTGGGAGGCATTGGGCTCGAGGGATTTATGGGAAGTGAATTCGTGA